The following coding sequences are from one Nicotiana tomentosiformis chromosome 3, ASM39032v3, whole genome shotgun sequence window:
- the LOC104111912 gene encoding pentatricopeptide repeat-containing protein At1g52640, mitochondrial-like, with translation MLYRFISKSSHLLLLTLVSSKTHFLNPKPFPPKSSFSIPKPNFFPRNSFFFSTGNNNNNGKVSDPLYTWKLSSETDESVFNEDSASVEGTERQFLDGGFWSIKLGGGQEGKGSCTDELTIEKSRLSKPSVSVYSEETLEIIEILKGGREDLMHRLRLVAPKLSLKLIIEIFELLKEQRISGLKFFNWLRDSYPEFYRSAYVNSLIICNCGWLDDYKTMFSLLVEFKTEEICLTDKAFGFLTLCGSSKDSLMNSTRKVVDMLNEVGGSCRGSGVYGLIEMFCCLDMFEMATFVIEITERTASHYNILIRKRCKAGHIEEARAIINEMFELGCSPNTNSYNYLLGTLCKNDKMEDVSIVLEEMRNKGLNPDAITYETLVYHSSSRGQVDIASEFLKLMVNENVEPRSTTHAAYLKVLLEAGEREKAYKYVIGMSAKYNHCGNVLYSLLVRLHQKKGDLMTAQNILNEMIDKGLKPDFGVFIEVVKQLQKTDRKSLSRDLRTKYLVFYCSDIQKASNSLSNSFVPCQG, from the exons ATGCTCTATCGCTTCATCTCAAAATCTTCACACCTCCTATTGCTAACCCTAGTTTCCTCCAAAACCCACttcttaaaccctaaaccctttCCCCCTAAATCCTCATTTTCCATTCCCAAGCCTAATTTCTTTCCTAGGAACTCCTTTTTCTTCTCCAcaggtaacaacaacaacaatggcaaagTTTCAGACCCTTTATATACTTGGAAGCTCTCTTCTGAAACGGATGAATCAGTGTTCAATGAAGATTCAGCAAGTGTTGAGGGAACAGAAAGACAGTTTCTTGATGGTGGGTTTTGGTCTATAAAACTTGGTGGCGGTCAAGAGGGAAAAG GTTCTTGTACTGATGAATTGACAATTGAAAAGAGTAGACTTAGTAAGCCTTCGGTAAGTGTGTATTCAGAAGAAACTTTGGAAATAATTGAGATTCTCAAGGGTGGTAGGGAAGACTTGATGCACAGGTTAAGATTGGTGGCTCCAAAACTATCATTAAAGCTCATCATTGAGatttttgagcttttgaaagaaCAAAGAATATCTGGATTAAAGTTCTTTAATTGGCTTCGAGACTCGTATCCTGAATTTTATCGCAGTGCTTATGTCAATAGTCTGATTATATGTAATTGTGGATGGTTAGATGACTATAAAACAATGTTCTCTTTGTTGGTAGAGTTTAAGACAGAAGAAATTTGTTTAACTGACAAGGCTTTTGGGTTCTTAACTCTATGTGGATCGAGTAAGGATTCATTGATGAATTCTACAAGGAAAGTGGTTGATATGCTAAATGAGGTTGGAGGATCCTGTCGTGGTTCTGGTGTTTATGGATTAATCGAGATGTTCTGTTGCTTGGACATGTTCGAAATGGCAACATTTGTAATAGAGATCACTGAAAGAACAGCTTCTCACTACAATATTTTGATCCGTAAAAGGTGTAAGGCAGGCCACATTGAAGAAGCGCGAGCTATTATCAACGAGATGTTTGAACTTGGTTGTTCTCCTAACACCAATTCATATAACTACCTGCTTGGCACATTGTGTAAGAATGATAAGATGGAAGATGTGTCTATTGTGCTCGAAGAAATGAGAAATAAGGGTCTCAATCCAGATGCAATAACTTATGAAACTCTAGTATATCATTCATCTAGCCGTGGTCAGGTTGACATTGCCTCCGAATTTTTGAAGTTGATGGTAAATGAGAATGTGGAACCTCGTTCTACTACTCATGCTGCCTATCTTAAGGTTTTGCTTGAGGCGGGTGAGCGTGAGAAAGCATATAAGTATGTGATTGGCATGAGCGCCAAATATAACCACTGTGGCAATGTACTATACAGCTTGCTGGTGAGGCTTCATCAGAAGAAAGGAGACCTTATGACTGCTCAAAACATTCTTAATGAAATGATTGACAAGGGTCTCAAGCCGGACTTTGGAGTTTTCATTGAAGTTGTAAAGCAGCTCCAGAAGACGGACAGGAAATCTTTATCTCGAGATCTTAGGACCAAATACTTAGTTTTCTATTGTAGTGACATACAAAAAGCTAGCAATTCTTTATCTAATTCTTTTGTCCCATGCCAAGGTTGA